The Pecten maximus chromosome 10, xPecMax1.1, whole genome shotgun sequence region atcaaaaaAAGTGAAACGGATGATATCGGTCGGAcacttttaatacattttaaacgTGGTTGGTCGATTTCGAAAAtggtacacattttttttcaatacacaTTTAATTACAAAAGTGGATAAAAGTGTACCTGCCACCAGTGAAAATATTTCCTTTGGAGACCGCAAAATGAGGCCTAttcatttctaaaaaaaaacccaacactTCCAGTAATTTTATTTCACTATTAAATCACTAAAGTTTcaccaaaacaaaaattttaatCGCTGATTTATTATACTTTTAACATTATTATaattcggggggggggggggggttaacaacaccatgaAGGCATTGCTCTCCGGTAGTCGCTCCTAACAACACGTCTCTGTCCATCTTGCTACGTACTGGACATCATGGTTATGTTACAGCCGCCACGTACTTGGCAGTCACTAGCAGGTTTCCGTAGGTTTGATCTCTATGGTACACACGCGGACCTACGTTTTTTTGTGACGTAGGCCCGCGCCTACCCCCATGTGGTTAAAAGGTGGAATAATAAGTGTACCGTTTCATATTAAGTTTGAATCGGGTTTCGTAAATATGATTATGTGTACGACTTAATGTATTCGGGGTGTTCAGCACACGCGATTCTTCTCTAGCTGTACATATTCATTCTTTGCGATTTCTGATTAATATTGGCTTTTAGTCTTAACTCTCCCAAGACTTTATACAAACTACTGCCATACCTAGTAAACCTGTTTCACAATCACGCGACTCTTCATACTAGGCGTGGGTTTACGACAGAGAACAAAACTCTCCAACAACTACCTAAATGTTTTACGTGATTTTACTTGAAGggattcagattttttttctcaatatgcTAAAGTATCAATGGATTGTTGACAACATCCGTGACTTTAGAGAGATGTGGGTTGGTGAAAACTAGTTAAGTTTTGGGTCGTCACTTGGATATCACTATTTGGTTTCTGTATGCACATTGGAGTGGGATAACATGTCAGGAGGCGCAACTGGGAGGGGCAAGGGAGAAGGAAAAACGGGTGGGCAGGAACAATGTGAACGGATGGAAGCGCGAGGGACACGACCAGGGCCCAGGCGGACGCTCGGGACACGACCAGGCCCAGCCGGGACACGCGGGGACACGACAAGGCCCCAGTGCGGACACGCGGGACACAACCATGACCAAGGCGGACACGCGGGACACGACCAGGGCCCAGGCCGGTACGCGCGGGAGACGACCAGGCCCCAGGCGTACACAGCGGGACACGACCAGGGCCCAGGCCCGGACACGCGGGGACGCGACCAGGGCCCAGGCGGACGCGCTGTGACACGACCAGGGCCCAGCCGGACACCCGGGACACGACCAGGGGCCAGCGGACACGCGGGACACGACCAGGGCCCAGGCGGACGCGCGGGACACAACCAGGACCAAGGCGGACACGCGGGACACGACCAGGGCCCAGGCGGGACACCCGGGGACACGACCAGGCCCAGCCGGACGCGCGGGAGACGACCAGGCCCCAGGCGGACACGCGGGACACGACGAGGGCCCAGGCGGACGCGCGGGACACGACGAGGGCCCAGGCGGACACGCGGGACACGACCAGGGCCCAGGCGGACACGCGGGACACGACGAGGGCCCAGGCGGACGCGCGGGACACAACCAGGGCCCAGGCGGACACGCGGGACACGACCAGGGCCCAGGCGGACGCGCGGGACACGACGAGGGCCCAGGCGGACACGCGGGACACGACGAGGGCCCAGGCGGACACGCGGACACGACCATGGCCAGGCGGACTCGCGGGACACGACCAGGGCCCAGGCGGACACGCGGGACACGACCAGGCCCCAGGCGGACGCGCGGGACACGACCAGGGCCCAGGCGGACGCGCGGGACACGACCCAGGGCCCAGGCGGACACGCGGGACACGACCAGGCCCAGGCGGACGCGCGGGACACGACCAGGGCCCAGGCGACACCCGGGACACGACCAGGGCCCAGGGCGGACACGCGGGACACGACCAGGGCCCAGGGGACACGCGGGACACGACCAGGCCCCAGGCGGACGAGCGGGACACAACCAGGACCAAGGCGGACACGCGGGACACGACCAGGGCCCAGGCGGACACCCGGGACACGACCAGGGCCCAGGCGGACGCGCGGGACACAACCAGGGCCCAGGCTGACGCGCGGGACACGACCAGCGCCAGGCCGGACACCCGGGACACAACCAGGACCAAGGCGGACACGCGGGACACGACCAGGGCCCAGGCGGACGCGCGGGAGACGACCAGGCCCCAGGCGGACACGCGGGACACAACGAGGGCCCAGGCGGGCGCGCGGGACACGACCAGGGCCCAGGCGGACACGCGGGACACGAACCAGGGCCCAGGCGGACGCGCGGGACACGACCAGGGCCCAGGCGGACGCGCGGGACACAACCAGGGCCCAGGCGGACGCGCGGGACACAACCATGGGCCCAGGCGGACGCGCGGGACACAACCAGGGCCCAGGGGGACGCGCGGGACACGACCAGGGCCCAGGCGGACACCCGGGACCACGACGAGGCCCAGGCGGACACGCGGGACACGGACCAGGGCCCAGGCGGACGCGCGGGACACGACCAGGGCCCAGGCGGACCACGCGGGACACGACCAGGGGCCAGCCGGACACGCGGGACACGACCAGGGCCCAGGCGGACGCGCGGGACACGACCCAGGCCCCAGGCGGACGCGCGGGACACGACCAGGCCCAAGCGGACGCGCGGGACACGACCAGGCCCCAGGCGGACGGCGGGACACGACCAGGGCCCAGGCGGACGAGCGGACACGACCAGGGCCCAGGCGGACACCCGGGACCACGACCAGGGCCCAGGCGTACACCCGGGACACGACCAGGCCCCAGGCCGGACACCCGGGACACGACCAGTGCCCAGTCGGACACCCGGGACACGACCATTCCCCAGGCGTACACCCTGGACACAGCTTATGGGCCAGGCACCAGGGACGCGCGGTACACGACCAGGCCCAGGCGGACACGCGGGACACGACCAGGGGCCAGCCGGACACGCGGGACACGACCAGGGCCCAGGCGGACACCCGGGACACGACCAGGGGCCAGCCGACACGCGGTGACACGACCAGGGCCCAGGCGGACACCCCGGGACACGTACGAGGGCCCAGGCGGACACGCGGGACACGACCAGGGCCCAGGCGGACGCGCGGGACACGACCAGGGCCCAGGCGGACACGCGGGACACGACCAGGGGCCAGCCGGACACGCGGGAAACGACCAGGGCCCAGGCGGAAGCGCGGGACACGACCAGGCCCCAGGCGGACGCGCTGGGACACGACCAGGGCCCAGGCGGACGCGCGGACACGACAGGGGCCCCAGGCGGACACCCCGGGACATCGGACCAGGGCCCAGGCGGACACCCGGGACCGACCAGGCCCCAGGCGGACACCCGGGACACGACCATGGCCCAGGCGGACGAGCGGACACGACCAGGGGCCAGCCGGACACGCGGGGACACGACCAGGGCCCAGGGACGCGCGGGACAAGACAGGCCCCAGGCGGACGCGGGACAAGACCAGGGCCCAGCCGGACACGCGGGACGCGACCAGGCGCCAGGCGGACGCGCGGGACACGACCAGGCCCCAGGCGGACACGCGGGACGCGACCAGGCCCAAGCGGACGCGCGGGACACGGACCAGGCCCCAGGCGGACGCGCGGGACACGACCAGGTCCCAGGCGGACGAGCGGGACACGACCAGGGCCCAGGCGGACACCGGGACACGACAGGGGCCAGGCGGACACCCGGGACACGACCAGTGCCCAGGCGGACACCCCGGGACACTACCAGGCCCAGTGCTTACACCCGGTACACAGCGAGGGGCCAGGCGGACGCGCGGGACACGACCAGGGCCCAGGCGGACACGCGGGACACGACCAGGGCCCAGCCGGACACGCGGGACACGAACCAGGGCCCAGGCTGACACCCGGGAAACGACCAGGACCAGCCGGACACCCGGGGACACGACCAGGCCCCAGGCGGACACCCGGGACACGACCAGGGACCAGGGCGGACACGCGGGACACCAACCAGGGCCCAGGCGGACACGCGGGACACAACCAGGCCCCAGGCGGGACACGCGGGACACGACCAGGGGCCAGGCGGACACGCGGGACACGACCAGGGCCCAGGCGGACACGCGGGACACAACCAGGCCCAGGCGGACACGCGGGACACAACCAGCCCCAGGCGGGACACGCGGGACACGACCAGGGGCCAGGCGGACACGCGGGACACGACCAGGGCCCAGGCGGACACGCGGGACACAACCAGGGCCCAGGCTGGACACGGGGACACAACCAGGGCCCAGGGCGGACACGCGGGACACAACCAGGGCCCAGGCGGACACGCGGGACACGACCAGGGCCCAGGCGGACACGCGGGACACGACCAGGCCCCAGGCGGACACGCGGGACACAACCAGGGACCAGGCGGACGCGCGGGGACACGACCAGGGGCCCAGCCGGACACGCGGGACACGACCAGGCCCCAGGCGGACGCGCGGGACACGACCAGGGCCCAGGCGGACACGCGGGACACGACCAGGGCCCAGGCGGACGCGCGGGACACAACCAGGGCCCAGCCGGACGCGCGGGACACAACCAGGGCCCCAGGCGGACACGCGGGACACGACCAGGGCCCAGGCGGACACGCGGGACACGACCAGGACCCAGGCGGACGCGCGGGACACGACCAGGACCAGGCAGGACACCCGGGACACGACCAGGGCCAGGCCGGACACCGGGACACGACCAGGGCCAGGCGGACACCCGGGACACGACCAGGGCCCAGGCGGACACCCGGGACACGACCAGGGCCCAGGCGGACACGCGGGACACAACCAGGACAAGGCGTACACGCGGGACACGACCAGGGCCCAGGCGGACACCCGGGACACGACCAGGCCCCAGGCGGACACGCGGGACACGACCAGGGCCCAGGCGGACACCCGGGACACGACCAGGCCCCAGGCGGACACGCGGGACACGACCAGGGCCAGGCCGGACACGCGGGACACGACCAGGCCCCAGGCGACACGCGGGACACGACCAGGGCCCATGGCGGACACCCGGGACACGACCAGGGCCCAGGCGGACACGCGGGACACAAACCAGGGCCCAGGCGGACACCCGGGACAGACCAGGCCCCAGGCGGACACGCGGGACACGACCAGGGCCCAGGCGGACACGCGGGACACGACCAGGGCCCAGCCGGACACGCGGGACACGACCAGGGACCAGGCGGACACCCGGACACAACGAGGGGCCCGGCGGACACGCGGACGCGACCAGGGCCAGGCGGACACCCGGGACACGACGTAGGGGCCAGGCGGACACGGCGGGGACACGACCAGGGCCCAGGCGGACACCCGGGTACACGACCAGGGCCCAGGCGGACGCGCGGGACACGACCAGGGCCCAGGCGGACACCCGGGACACAACGAGGGGCCAGGCGGACACGCGGACGCGACCAGGGCCCAAGCGGACACCCGGGACACGACCAGGCCCCAGGCGGACACCCGGGACACGACCAGGCCCCAGGCGGACACGCGGGACACGACCAGGCCCAGGCGGACACGCGGGACACGACGAGGGCCCAGGCGGACGCGCGGGACACGACCAGGGCCCAGGCGGACACGCGGGACACAAACCAGGGCCCAGGCGGACAACCGTGACACAACCAGGGACCAGCCGGACACGCGGGACGCGACCAGGGCCCAGGCGGACACGCGGGACACGACCAGGGACCAGCCGGACACCGGGACACGACCAGGCCCCAGGCGGACGCGCGGGTGACACGACCAGGGCCCAGGCGGACACGCGGACACGACGAGGGCCCAGGCGGACACGCGGGACACGACCAGGGCCCAGGCGGACACGCGGACACGAGAGGCCCAGGCGGACACGCGGGACACGACCAGGGACCAGGCGGACGCGCGGGACACGACCAGGGCCCAGCCGGACACGCGGGACACGACCAGGCCCCAGGCGGACACCCCGGGACACGACCAGGCCCCAGGCGGACACCGGACGCGACCAGGGTCCGGGACAGCGGACACAACCAGGCCCAGCGGACACCCGGACAACCAGGCCCTCAGGGACGCGGGATCAGACCGGCCAGGTGTACACGACGGGACAAGACCAGGCCCAGGGACCCGCACACGACAGGCCCCAGGCGACACGCGGGACACGACCAGGCCATCGGACACCAGGTGACCGACAGTGCCCAGGGACACGCAGGGACACGAGATGGGCCAGGGACCAAGACAGGGCCAGCCGACACCGGGACCGACAGGCCAGGGACGCGGGCACACCGGTGCAGCGGGGACGACACGCGAGGCCCAGGACGCGGACAAACGAAAGGCCAGCCGGACACGCTGGACGACCAGGCTCCTGCTTGACGCTCGGGACTAGACAGGCCACTGAACGGGACACGACGAGGACCAGGCGTACAGCGGTACACGCCAGGGGATCAGACGCACACACGAGCCCAGCGGACGCAGGGACACTGACCAGGGCCAGCCGATAGCGCGGATACATAGGCCCAGGTCGACGCGGGTACACGAACCAGGGCCCGCGGACACGCGGGCACTACAGAGTGGCTCATGCGACTGCGTCTACAAGACACAGGGGAACAGCCCGGGCGGGGCACGACGAGGGGCCCGCGGACGCGCGGGGGCACGACCCCGGGCAGCAGCGGACACGACCCGGGGCCCCGGCGAAGGGGGAAAAGACCCGGCCCCCGGGGGAGCGCGGGGGAGACCAGGGGACGCGGACACGACCAGGGCCCGCCGGGCGGCGGGGCCCGACCAGGGCCCAGCCGGGGCACCCGGGGCACGACCAGGGAAACCCGGGGGGGGCCGGGGGGACAACCAGACCCGGCGGGCGCCCGGGACAAACCAGGACCCGCCGGGGGACGCGGGACACGACCAGGGCCCGGGGAGCGCGGGACAGACCCGGCCCAGCCGGGAAACCCGGGACACGACCAGGGGCCCCGCCGGACACGCGGGGACAGACCGGGGCCAGTGCGGACACGCGGGACACGACCAGTGGACCAGGCGGACGCGCGGGACACGACCATGGCCAGGCCGGACACGCGGGGACACGACCAGGGCCCAGCTCGGACACGCGGGACACGACCAGGGCCCAGGCGGACACGCGGGACACGACCAGGGACCAGTGCGGACGCGCGGGACACGACCAGGGCCCAGGCGGACACGCGGGACACGACCCAGGGCCCAGCCGGACACGGCGGACACGACCAGGGCCCAGGCGGACACGCGGGACACGACCAGGGACCAGGCGGACGCGCGGGACACGACCAGGGCCAGGCCGGACACGCGGGACACGACCAGGGCCCAGGCGGACGCGCGGGACACGGACCAGGGCCCAGGCGGACGCGCGGGAACACGACCAGGGACCAGGCGGACACGCGGGACACGACCAGGGACCAGGCGGACGCGCGGGACACGACCAGGGCCAGGCCGGACACGCGGGACACGACCAGGGCCAGCCGGACACGCGGGACACGACCAGGGCCCAGGCGGACACGCGGGACACGACCAGGGACCAGGCGGACGCGCGGGACAGGACCAGGGCCAGGCGGACAGCGGGACACGACCAGGGCCCAGGCGGACGCGCGGTGACACTGACCAGGGCCCAGGCGGACGCGCGGGACACGACCCAGGACCAGGCGGACACGCGGGACACGACCAGGGACCAGGCGGACGCGCGGGACAAGACCAGGGACCAGGCGGACACGCGGGGACACGGACAAGGGCCAGGCCGGACACGCGGGGACACGACAGGGACCAGGCGGACGCGCGGGACACGACAGGGCCAGGGCCGGACACGCTGGGACACGACCAGGGACCAGGCGGACGCGCGGGACACGACCAGGGCACAGCCGGACACGCGGGACACGACAGGGCCAGGCCGGACGCGCGGGACACGACAGGCCCAGGCGGACGCGCGGGTACACGACCAGGGACCAGGCGGACGCGCGGGACACGACCAGGGACCAGGCGGACGCGCGGGACACGACCAGGGACCAGGGCGGACGCGCGGGACACGACCAGGGACAGGCGGACGCGCGGGACACGACCAGGGACCAGGGCGGACGCGCGGGACAGACCAGGGCCCAGCCGGACACGCGGGACACGACCAGGCCCCCGGGGGACGGCGGGACAGCCAGGGCCGGCCGGACCGGGGACACGACCAGGCCCCCCGGCGGACACGCGGGACAACCAGGGACCAGGCGGACGCGCGGGACAGACCCGGGCCAGGGGGACGGCCGGGACACGACCGGGAAAACCCGGCGGGCGGCGGGACACGACCAGGGCCGCCGGGCCGCGGGAAAAGACAGGCCCCGGCGGAACGCGGACAGACCAGGGCCAGGCGGGGCCGGGGGACAGACCAGGGCCCCGCCGGACCGCGGGAAAAACCAGGGCCCAGGGAAGCGGGACAGACCCGGGCCCGGCGGGCGGACACGAAGGCCGGGGGACGCGGGGGACACGACCGGCCAGGGGGACAGCGGAAGACGGGCCCGGGGCCGGGCACGCGGGGGCCGCCGGGCCCCCCGGGGGCGCGCGGGGAAAGAAGGGCCGGGGACGCGCGGGGCACGACCCGGGGCCAGCCGGACCACCCCGGGCAAGCCGGAGGGCCCGGAGGGGCGCCGGGACACCCAGGGCCAGGCCGACACGGCAGACAGGCCAGCCGACACCCGGGGGCCGACCGGCCCCAGGCGGGCCGCGGGACCGCGGGGGCCAGGGGGCCCCGGGACACGACCAGGGGCCCGGCGGACCCACACAACCCCCAAGCCGGGCGCGGGGAAAGACAACCAGCGGACGCGCACAAACCAGGGCCAGGCACACGC contains the following coding sequences:
- the LOC117336663 gene encoding filaggrin-like; this translates as MVMLQPPRTWQSLAGFRPRPVRAGDDQAPGVHSGTRPGPRPGHAGTRPGPRRTRCDTTRAQPDTRDTTRGQRTRGTRPGPRRTRGTQPGPRRTRGTRPGPRRDTRGHDQAQPDARETTRPQADTRDTTRAQADARDTTRAQADTRDTTRAQADTRDTTRAQADARDTTRAQADTRDTTRAQADARDTTRAQADTRDTTRAQADTRTRPWPGGLAGHDQGPGGHAGHDQAPGGRAGHDQGPGGRAGHDPGPRRTRGTRPGPGGRAGHDQGPGDTRDTTRAQGGHAGHDQGPGDTRDTTRPQADERDTTRTKADTRDTTRAQADTRDTTRAQADARDTTRAQADARDTTSARPDTRDTTRTKADTRDTTRAQADARETTRPQADTRDTTRAQAGARDTTRAQADTRDTNQGPGGRAGHDQGPGGRAGHNQGPGGRAGHNHGPRRTRGTQPGPRGTRGTRPGPRRTPGTTTRPRRTRGTRTRAQADARDTTRAQADHAGHDQGPAGHAGHDQGPGGRAGHDPGPRRTRGTRPGPSGRAGHDQAPGGRRDTTRAQADERTRPGPRRTPGTTTRAQAYTRDTTRPQAGHPGHDQCPVGHPGHDHSPGVHPGHSLWARHQGRAVHDQAQADTRDTTRGQPDTRDTTRAQADTRDTTRGQPTRGDTTRAQADTPGHVRGPRRTRGTRPGPRRTRGTRPGPRRTRGTRPGASRTRGKRPGPRRKRGTRPGPRRTRWDTTRAQADARTRQGPQADTPGHRTRAQADTRDRPGPRRTPGTRPWPRRTSGHDQGPAGHAGTRPGPRDARDKTGPRRTRDKTRAQPDTRDATRRQADARDTTRPQADTRDATRPKRTRGTRTRPQADARDTTRSQADERDTTRAQADTGTRQGPGGHPGHDQCPGGHPGTLPGPVLTPGTQRGARRTRGTRPGPRRTRGTRPGPSRTRGTRTRAQADTRETTRTSRTPGDTTRPQADTRDTTRDQGGHAGHQPGPRRTRGTQPGPRRDTRDTTRGQADTRDTTRAQADTRDTTRPRRTRGTQPAPGGTRGTRPGARRTRGTRPGPRRTRGTQPGPRLDTGTQPGPRADTRDTTRAQADTRDTTRAQADTRDTTRPQADTRDTTRDQADARGHDQGPSRTRGTRPGPRRTRGTRPGPRRTRGTRPGPRRTRGTQPGPSRTRGTQPGPQADTRDTTRAQADTRDTTRTQADARDTTRTRQDTRDTTRARPDTGTRPGPGGHPGHDQGPGGHPGHDQGPGGHAGHNQDKAYTRDTTRAQADTRDTTRPQADTRDTTRAQADTRDTTRPQADTRDTTRARPDTRDTTRPQATRGTRPGPMADTRDTTRAQADTRDTNQGPGGHPGQTRPQADTRDTTRAQADTRDTTRAQPDTRDTTRDQADTRTQRGARRTRGRDQGQADTRDTTAQADARDTTRAQADTRDTTRGQADTRTRPGPKRTPGTRPGPRRTPGTRPGPRRTRGTRPGPGGHAGHDEGPGGRAGHDQGPGGHAGHKPGPRRTTVTQPGTSRTRGTRPGPRRTRGTRPGTSRTPGHDQAPGGRAGDTTRAQADTRTRRGPRRTRGTRPGPRRTRGHERPRRTRGTRPGTRRTRGTRPGPSRTRGTRPGPRRTPRDTTRPQADTGRDQGPGQRTQPGPADTRTTRPSGTRDQTGQVYTTGQDQAQGPAHDRPQATRGTRPGHRTPGDRQCPGTRRDTRWARDQDRASRHRDRQARDAGTPVQRGRHARPRTRTNERPAGHAGRPGSCLTLGTRQATERDTTRTRRPGRRGYTNQGPRTRGHYRVAHATASTRHRGTARAGHDEGPADARGHDPGQQRTRPGAPAKGEKTRPPGERGGDQGTRTRPGPAGRRGPTRAQPGHPGHDQGNPGGAGGTTRPGGRPGQTRTRRGTRDTTRARGARDRPGPAGKPGTRPGAPPDTRGQTGASADTRDTTSGPGGRAGHDHGQAGHAGTRPGPSSDTRDTTRAQADTRDTTRDQCGRAGHDQGPGGHAGHDPGPSRTRRTRPGPRRTRGTRPGTRRTRGTRPGPGRTRGTRPGPRRTRGTRTRAQADAREHDQGPGGHAGHDQGPGGRAGHDQGQAGHAGHDQGQPDTRDTTRAQADTRDTTRDQADARDRTRARRTAGHDQGPGGRAVTLTRAQADARDTTQDQADTRDTTRDQADARDKTRDQADTRGHGQGPGRTRGDTTGTRRTRGTRQGQGRTRWDTTRDQADARDTTRAQPDTRDTTGPGRTRGTRQAQADARVHDQGPGGRAGHDQGPGGRAGHDQGPGRTRGTRPGTGGRAGHDQGPGRTRGTDQGPAGHAGHDQAPGGRRDSQGRPDRGHDQAPRRTRGTTRDQADARDRPGPGGRPGHDRENPAGGGTRPGPPGRGKRQAPAERGQTRARRGRGTDQGPAGPREKPGPREAGQTRARRADTKAGGRGGHDRPGGQRKTGPGPGTRGPPGPPGARGERRAGDARGTTRGQPDHPGQAGGPGGAPGHPGPGRHGRQASRHPGADRPQAGRGTAGARGPRDTTRGPADPHNPQAGRGERQPADAHKPGPGTRTTGATDAGTHRPGGTGTRAGGGGHDQAPPDTRDRPGAPRRGTDQGPPDRGDRPGPRDTGADPGPPRKGRDTTRAPAGNRDTTRGPPPGRGNDQGQAGPRDATRAQADARTRPRAQPDARDTTRAQADTRDTTRAQPDARDTTRAQADTRDTTRAQADTRDTTQGPGGRAGDDQGPGGRAGHDQGPGRHAGHDQGPAGHAGHDQGPGGHAGHDQGPGRHAGHDQGPAGTRGTRPGPRRDTRDTTRPRRTRGTRPGPRQTRGTRPGPSRTRGTRPVPRLTLRAHPPGDRGTDQAPATRDTPGPATPGHDRGRHRGARGQGPGGHGADPGPRDPGHDQGPRRTGGHDQGPGGPRTDQGQAKRGTRPGAPADRGEKTGPPAESGTRQGPADRGTDPGPPHAGTTGPSRGTGTTTRPSPGTRDTHRPPHQGPGNAGHDRAPRTAGQPGPRRTRGDTTRAPADTRDTTRASRTTGTRPGPAGHAEDRDQA